A window of Campylobacter pinnipediorum subsp. pinnipediorum contains these coding sequences:
- the coaE gene encoding dephospho-CoA kinase (Dephospho-CoA kinase (CoaE) performs the final step in coenzyme A biosynthesis.) gives MNKFNKAYVVTGTIGSGKSSFCKIVKELGYDVIDADKIGHLILDESTKDISQIFGKEFIKDDKVDRAKLGELVFNNKNEIEKLENFIHPKIMGRVYLECEKNELKNKPYFVEISVFFEKCGDKRFKNVVVVYAPDEILLDRISKRNNLTKEQIQARLDKQIDMQTKRKMADYVIDNSKDFDSLKEQAKIFLNQINKDMQ, from the coding sequence GTGAATAAATTTAACAAAGCATACGTGGTAACAGGAACTATCGGTAGTGGAAAGTCAAGCTTTTGCAAGATAGTAAAAGAACTTGGATATGATGTTATTGATGCTGATAAGATAGGACATTTGATCTTAGATGAAAGCACAAAAGATATATCACAGATATTTGGAAAAGAGTTTATCAAAGATGACAAGGTTGATAGAGCAAAGCTTGGCGAACTTGTTTTTAATAACAAAAATGAGATTGAAAAATTAGAAAATTTCATACATCCAAAGATAATGGGCAGAGTTTATCTTGAATGTGAAAAAAATGAGTTAAAAAATAAGCCATATTTTGTTGAAATTTCTGTATTTTTTGAAAAATGTGGCGATAAGAGATTTAAAAATGTAGTTGTGGTTTATGCACCTGATGAGATTTTACTTGATCGTATATCAAAAAGAAACAACCTTACAAAAGAGCAGATACAAGCTAGACTTGATAAACAAATTGATATGCAAACCAAAAGAAAAATGGCTGATTATGTGATAGATAATAGCAAGGATTTTGATAGCCTAAAAGAACAAGCCAAGATATTTTTAAATCAGATAAACAAGGATATGCAGTGA